Proteins from a single region of Haloarchaeobius litoreus:
- the sufB gene encoding Fe-S cluster assembly protein SufB has product MSHDHDHLDLTGSRTDFDFKNDVLAVFKSKTGLTEETVRLISAEKDEPAWMLERRLDAFEQFQQMPMPTDWPGQPDLSGFDLDEIVPYLRPDIESKRSVDSWEDLPEDIHDTFDRLGIPAAEEKSLSGAGAQYESEVVYQNMKDRFEEKGVVFCDMGTAVQEYPDLVREHFMTKCVPPSDNKFAALHGAVWSGGSFVYVPEGVTVEMPLQAYFRMNAEGMGQFEHKIIIAEPNSEVHLIEGCSAPHYGEHNLHSGCVEVFVKEGAHVQYSTVQNWSRNTYNLNTKRAIVEEDGTMEWVSGSMGSKATMLYPATILKGRGATDTHVTIAFAGEGQNIDTGAKVYHTAPDTHSTIESKSISKDGGRTNYRGLVHIADGAAHSSTSVECDALMFDSESTSDTMPYMEIRESTVDVAHEATVGKIGDEDVFYLENRGLDEDDAKKLIVAGFIEPLTEELPIEYAVELNRLIELEMDGSLG; this is encoded by the coding sequence ATGAGCCACGACCACGACCACCTCGACCTGACCGGATCTCGAACTGACTTCGACTTCAAGAACGACGTGCTGGCGGTGTTCAAATCCAAGACGGGCCTCACGGAGGAGACCGTTCGGCTCATCTCCGCGGAGAAGGACGAGCCAGCGTGGATGCTCGAGCGGCGACTGGACGCCTTCGAACAGTTCCAGCAGATGCCGATGCCGACCGACTGGCCGGGACAGCCGGACCTGTCGGGGTTCGACCTCGACGAGATCGTCCCGTACCTGCGACCGGATATCGAGTCGAAGCGCAGCGTCGACTCGTGGGAGGACCTCCCCGAGGACATCCACGACACGTTCGACAGGCTCGGGATTCCGGCGGCCGAAGAGAAGTCCCTCTCCGGGGCCGGTGCACAGTACGAGTCGGAGGTGGTCTACCAGAACATGAAAGACCGGTTCGAGGAGAAGGGCGTCGTCTTCTGTGACATGGGCACGGCCGTCCAGGAGTATCCCGACCTCGTCCGTGAACACTTCATGACGAAGTGTGTGCCTCCGAGTGACAACAAGTTCGCCGCGCTGCACGGTGCGGTCTGGTCCGGCGGCTCGTTCGTCTACGTGCCGGAGGGCGTCACCGTCGAGATGCCACTTCAGGCGTACTTCCGGATGAACGCCGAGGGGATGGGCCAGTTCGAACACAAGATAATCATCGCGGAGCCGAACTCCGAGGTCCATCTCATCGAGGGCTGCTCGGCACCGCACTACGGTGAACACAACCTCCACAGCGGCTGCGTCGAGGTGTTCGTGAAGGAGGGGGCACACGTCCAGTACTCGACGGTGCAGAACTGGTCTCGGAACACGTACAACCTGAACACCAAGCGTGCCATCGTCGAGGAGGACGGGACGATGGAGTGGGTCTCGGGCAGCATGGGCTCGAAGGCGACGATGCTCTACCCGGCGACCATCCTGAAGGGACGGGGCGCGACGGACACCCACGTCACCATCGCGTTCGCCGGCGAGGGCCAGAACATCGACACCGGCGCGAAGGTGTACCACACCGCACCTGACACCCACTCCACCATCGAGTCCAAGTCCATCTCGAAGGACGGCGGCCGCACGAACTACCGTGGCCTCGTCCACATCGCCGACGGCGCGGCGCACTCCTCGACGAGCGTCGAGTGTGACGCGCTCATGTTCGACAGCGAGTCCACGTCGGACACGATGCCGTACATGGAGATCAGGGAGTCGACGGTCGACGTGGCCCACGAGGCGACCGTCGGCAAGATCGGCGACGAGGACGTCTTCTACCTCGAGAACCGGGGGCTCGACGAGGACGACGCCAAGAAGCTGATCGTCGCCGGCTTCATCGAACCGCTCACGGAGGAACTGCCCATCGAGTACGCGGTCGAACTCAACCGCCTCATCGAACTCGAGATGGACGGGAGCCTCGGTTAG
- a CDS encoding cupin domain-containing protein yields the protein MTTITTLDELDGQPHANVFPDAEPKTIRLTLDAGEEVPAHAHPDREIVLYLVDGRLELRLGDETHELSAGDVVRFDGDQDIAPRAVEETTALIVLASRTDD from the coding sequence ATGACCACGATCACGACGCTCGACGAACTCGATGGACAGCCACACGCGAACGTCTTCCCCGATGCGGAACCGAAGACGATCAGACTCACGCTCGACGCGGGCGAGGAGGTCCCAGCCCACGCGCATCCCGACCGCGAGATCGTCCTCTATCTCGTCGACGGGAGGCTCGAGCTCCGACTGGGCGACGAGACACACGAACTGAGTGCGGGCGACGTCGTCCGCTTCGACGGTGACCAGGATATCGCTCCCCGAGCAGTCGAGGAGACGACCGCGCTGATCGTCCTGGCGTCGCGGACGGACGACTGA
- a CDS encoding cupin domain-containing protein, with translation MTATDFDSERAYDDDRFSAVEVFRSDRMKVVCGYFEPGQFIPVHAPSSDVAICVQSGTGLVRDGDEEHAVEPGDVVVVQAETDRGIRADEDSRLEALLVTAPPPTDSEHEPVRRGLGQNEFDPQNP, from the coding sequence GTGACCGCGACCGATTTCGACTCCGAGCGGGCGTACGACGACGACCGGTTCTCGGCGGTCGAAGTGTTCCGGAGTGACCGGATGAAGGTCGTCTGTGGCTACTTCGAACCGGGGCAGTTTATCCCGGTGCACGCCCCATCCAGCGACGTTGCGATCTGCGTCCAGTCCGGGACCGGACTGGTCCGCGACGGTGACGAGGAACATGCCGTCGAACCCGGCGACGTCGTCGTCGTCCAGGCGGAGACCGACCGTGGAATCAGAGCCGATGAGGACTCGCGGCTCGAAGCGCTCCTCGTGACCGCGCCGCCACCCACCGACTCCGAACACGAACCGGTCCGACGCGGACTCGGGCAGAACGAGTTCGACCCACAGAATCCATGA
- a CDS encoding DUF2249 domain-containing protein, with amino-acid sequence MAIEMDLQEVEETELREQLFDTLTEVDPGDTLEIVADRDVDVHLLRYQIEHERALSWAYAHPDAEPRELAVTVGEALGDDALATVDVRDLKPQRRHEALLGIFEELAADEGFVLVNDHDPKPLYHELRSMHGDGIDWEYASRGSGEWHVEIVKTADSESRSGDVVTQYDVREIPKQERHPTIHHRYGMIPEGGTMELIAPHEPRPLHQEFRQRYGDSFSWEVVESEPGRCRVHITKGAGGADDASGSADSDGSASPTDGEAIEVVEELDVRQLPPARRHEQIFEAYDELETGTGFVLVNDHDPKPLYHQFDAEAGAEFRWEYRQREPDEFRVLIGKADTKTGDATSGEPEAPF; translated from the coding sequence ATGGCAATCGAGATGGACCTGCAGGAGGTAGAGGAGACGGAACTCCGTGAACAGCTCTTCGACACCCTCACCGAAGTGGACCCGGGGGACACACTGGAGATCGTCGCCGACCGGGACGTCGACGTTCACCTGCTCCGATACCAGATCGAGCACGAGCGCGCACTGAGCTGGGCGTACGCGCATCCCGACGCGGAACCGCGTGAACTCGCCGTGACCGTCGGTGAGGCACTCGGGGACGACGCGCTCGCGACGGTCGACGTTCGTGACCTGAAACCACAGCGCCGGCACGAGGCCCTCCTCGGAATCTTCGAAGAACTGGCGGCCGACGAGGGGTTCGTGCTGGTCAACGACCACGATCCCAAGCCGCTGTACCACGAACTTCGGTCGATGCACGGCGACGGAATCGACTGGGAGTACGCCAGTCGCGGGTCGGGCGAGTGGCACGTCGAGATCGTCAAGACCGCCGACTCCGAGAGCCGCTCGGGGGACGTCGTCACGCAGTACGACGTTCGCGAGATTCCCAAACAGGAACGGCATCCCACGATCCACCATCGCTACGGGATGATCCCCGAGGGAGGGACGATGGAACTCATCGCCCCACACGAGCCCCGTCCACTCCACCAGGAGTTCCGGCAGCGGTACGGTGACTCGTTCAGCTGGGAGGTCGTCGAGTCCGAACCGGGACGGTGCCGGGTGCATATCACGAAGGGGGCGGGTGGGGCCGACGACGCTTCCGGTTCGGCCGACTCCGACGGTTCGGCGTCACCGACAGACGGCGAGGCGATAGAGGTCGTCGAGGAGCTCGACGTCAGGCAGCTCCCGCCAGCTCGACGCCACGAACAGATCTTCGAAGCGTACGACGAGCTGGAGACCGGCACGGGCTTCGTGCTCGTCAACGACCACGACCCGAAGCCACTGTACCACCAGTTCGATGCCGAGGCCGGTGCGGAGTTCCGCTGGGAGTACCGCCAACGCGAACCCGACGAGTTCAGAGTGCTGATCGGGAAGGCCGACACGAAGACGGGCGACGCGACCAGTGGGGAACCGGAAGCCCCGTTCTGA
- a CDS encoding metal-dependent transcriptional regulator — protein MASEPQVGPSASLPHSLSETERRAARYLFAISDLSESGTDRITTSELGNYLGVAPASVTEMVSKLDDRDLVAYEKYRGVTLTEQGRSLATRAGWRFCVVSTFFDSVLDLAVDDETAFDFGVVLSRDGMLRLHEIVNSACLELCPGSNPDANGCAT, from the coding sequence ATGGCTTCGGAACCGCAGGTCGGACCCTCGGCGTCGCTTCCGCACTCGCTGTCGGAAACCGAGCGGCGTGCTGCCCGGTATCTCTTCGCGATCTCCGACCTCTCGGAGTCGGGCACGGACCGGATCACCACCAGTGAACTGGGGAACTACTTGGGTGTGGCTCCGGCCAGCGTGACGGAGATGGTATCGAAACTCGACGACCGTGACCTGGTCGCGTACGAAAAGTACCGGGGAGTGACGCTCACCGAACAGGGTCGCTCCCTCGCGACACGCGCCGGCTGGCGGTTCTGCGTCGTCTCGACCTTCTTCGACTCCGTGTTGGACCTCGCGGTCGACGACGAGACGGCGTTCGATTTCGGGGTCGTGCTGTCGAGAGACGGGATGCTCCGCCTCCACGAGATCGTCAACTCGGCCTGTCTCGAACTCTGTCCGGGCTCCAACCCCGATGCGAACGGCTGCGCGACGTGA
- the ric gene encoding iron-sulfur cluster repair di-iron protein, with amino-acid sequence MTDTVDPERSVGPLVREHPAYATVLESVGIDYCCGGETSLAAACTEAGVDLDGLLERLAATEPDADGDPEWETQTKLIEDIVSTHHQYLREELPSLEGLVRKVARVHGENHPELREVQSEYLELAEGMKRHIDEEETELFPIVERLDRGESLTDAEREQLEAEIESLETDHEETADHLDRLAALTDDFAVPQDACASYEVMLERLEALQTDTHRHVHKENNVLFTDAEQQLQATF; translated from the coding sequence ATGACTGACACGGTCGACCCGGAGCGGTCAGTCGGTCCGCTCGTCCGGGAGCACCCCGCCTACGCGACGGTCCTCGAATCGGTCGGTATCGACTACTGCTGTGGCGGCGAGACGAGCCTCGCAGCCGCCTGTACCGAGGCAGGGGTCGACCTCGACGGTCTCCTGGAACGCCTCGCGGCGACCGAACCGGACGCGGACGGCGACCCCGAGTGGGAGACCCAGACCAAGCTCATCGAAGACATCGTGTCGACACACCACCAGTACCTCCGCGAGGAACTACCCTCACTGGAGGGCCTCGTCCGGAAGGTGGCCAGGGTCCACGGCGAGAACCACCCGGAACTCCGCGAGGTCCAATCGGAGTACCTCGAACTCGCCGAGGGGATGAAACGCCACATCGACGAGGAGGAGACGGAGCTATTCCCGATCGTCGAGCGGCTCGATCGGGGTGAGTCGCTGACCGACGCGGAGCGGGAGCAGCTCGAGGCCGAGATCGAGAGTCTGGAAACCGATCACGAGGAGACCGCGGACCACCTCGACCGGCTCGCGGCACTCACCGACGACTTCGCCGTGCCCCAGGACGCCTGTGCCAGCTACGAGGTGATGCTCGAACGACTCGAAGCACTCCAGACCGACACCCACCGCCACGTCCACAAGGAGAACAACGTGCTGTTCACCGACGCAGAACAGCAACTTCAGGCCACCTTTTGA
- a CDS encoding AbrB/MazE/SpoVT family DNA-binding domain-containing protein produces MSADNEKRQVDSKGRVTIPKSIRDRLNIDPGEEVDIDIEDGTVVIRPRISRGEFIETMEGCITEETRAESAERLTPSDIKSDWTADLPNSS; encoded by the coding sequence ATGAGTGCGGACAACGAGAAGCGACAGGTCGATTCGAAAGGTCGCGTCACGATTCCCAAATCCATCCGTGACCGACTTAACATCGATCCCGGCGAGGAGGTGGATATCGACATCGAAGACGGAACGGTAGTGATTCGCCCACGTATCTCGCGCGGTGAGTTCATCGAGACGATGGAGGGCTGCATCACCGAAGAGACCCGTGCAGAGTCCGCCGAGCGGCTTACGCCGTCCGATATCAAGTCTGACTGGACAGCTGACCTCCCGAACTCTTCCTGA
- a CDS encoding type II toxin-antitoxin system VapC family toxin, producing the protein MYCLDANIWIYYLDETLSEHDAVSDSVSGILAEEPLFSTTVLQMEVVHYLQHQLADSQQAIDQFLHLEDVTTAELTQNDVSAAAETLHSHPDTGIGGRDATVVAAMDRNGVTELWTHDGGLKRLEASLDWLTVVDPVEES; encoded by the coding sequence ATGTACTGTCTCGACGCCAATATCTGGATCTACTATCTCGACGAGACGCTCTCGGAACACGACGCCGTCAGCGACTCCGTCTCCGGGATTCTCGCTGAAGAACCGCTGTTCAGCACGACCGTCCTCCAGATGGAGGTCGTCCACTACCTGCAGCACCAGCTTGCGGACAGCCAGCAGGCTATCGACCAGTTCCTGCACCTCGAGGACGTGACGACAGCGGAACTCACTCAGAACGACGTGTCCGCAGCTGCTGAGACTTTACACAGTCATCCAGACACTGGCATCGGTGGACGTGACGCGACCGTCGTCGCAGCGATGGACAGAAACGGCGTGACTGAACTCTGGACTCACGATGGTGGGCTCAAACGTCTCGAAGCGTCGCTCGATTGGCTCACCGTCGTTGACCCTGTCGAAGAGTCGTAG
- a CDS encoding DUF7344 domain-containing protein — translation MASQSTTGLNKTFDLLTHPSRRYVLYLLTTESEVMDIETLAAALANWDEGQSPVDESDNSASIEVALHHTHLPKLAEADLITYDVDTGIIELNGTKGHGQLIATAARVDGYKQASAGD, via the coding sequence ATGGCATCACAGAGCACGACCGGACTGAATAAGACGTTCGATTTACTGACACATCCGTCCCGGCGATACGTCCTGTACCTCCTGACGACGGAGTCCGAGGTGATGGACATCGAAACGCTCGCGGCTGCACTCGCCAACTGGGACGAGGGTCAATCGCCGGTAGACGAGAGCGACAACAGTGCCAGCATCGAGGTGGCGCTTCATCACACCCACCTCCCGAAACTTGCGGAAGCCGACCTCATCACGTACGACGTGGACACCGGCATCATCGAGCTCAACGGAACGAAGGGCCACGGCCAGTTAATCGCGACAGCCGCTCGCGTAGACGGCTACAAGCAGGCCAGTGCTGGCGATTAG
- a CDS encoding DUF4177 domain-containing protein produces MSESEATRWEYETLRPPRDETLKEAEDPKAELNRLGAEGWEFVETIDYEGGGTKYLVFKRPAQSGEPV; encoded by the coding sequence ATGTCCGAATCAGAGGCGACCCGTTGGGAGTACGAGACGCTTCGTCCACCGCGCGATGAGACCCTAAAAGAAGCAGAGGATCCGAAAGCAGAGTTGAATCGACTTGGTGCAGAGGGCTGGGAGTTCGTGGAGACGATCGACTACGAGGGAGGCGGCACCAAGTACCTCGTTTTCAAGCGACCTGCCCAATCGGGTGAACCAGTGTGA
- a CDS encoding DUF5789 family protein: protein MAPPDEASSDGPSDSREHGVEFGPLMEQLESHEYPTTLEELLAAYGDAELDLVDGSTTLREVLGEQSESTGEQRYESAEEVQQSVLNMVGEAAVGREGYSDRGGETPDESADSDEEPESV from the coding sequence ATGGCACCTCCTGACGAAGCCAGCAGCGACGGGCCCAGCGACTCGCGTGAACATGGCGTCGAATTCGGACCGCTGATGGAGCAACTCGAATCGCACGAGTATCCGACGACGCTGGAGGAACTGCTTGCGGCGTACGGCGACGCCGAACTGGATCTGGTCGACGGTTCGACGACGCTTCGCGAGGTTCTCGGCGAACAGAGCGAGAGCACCGGCGAGCAACGCTACGAGTCGGCAGAGGAAGTCCAGCAGTCGGTTCTGAATATGGTCGGCGAGGCTGCTGTCGGCCGAGAGGGGTACAGCGACCGGGGCGGAGAGACTCCAGATGAATCGGCCGACAGCGACGAGGAACCGGAGTCGGTGTAG